Below is a window of Plasmodium gaboni strain SY75 chromosome 6, whole genome shotgun sequence DNA.
AAAAATTTCATGTACaccatttttattttttcattttatatatttttttaccAAACATGTTTTCAtcaatttttattttatatcatatacttatattgtctgattcttatatatcttttaaaagTATGCAAATCATAAAACTATTAACATTTATATCTCgattttataatttattttcttaatGTTTTAAAGTTGATTATTTTGAAGGTATGTTGAATTcaaccaaaaaaaaaaaaaaaaaaagaaagaaagaaaatgaaatatgAAATCACAAACAATTCAAATGTATTTAATccaatattattatatatggatataaaaaagaagaaaaaaaaaaaaaaaaaaaattttatttttacataataaataatctaacaattatacaaataaacaaaaaaatatacaaaaaagaataatattttacaatacatatatatatatatatatatatatatatatatgtttcaCTAATATTGGgggtaaaaaaaaaaaaaaaataataaataacatcatatatgtgtgtctaaaacatattttatatgaaaaaataaaataaggaatatcttatttttcttttacacataaataaaataaaaaaaaatagaataatacatatatatatatatattattcacaAACGTGGATTTCcatgtaaaaaaaaaaaattcaaataaatatccaccaacatatacatattatatatatgtatgtatttcTTGGTGGTATCAAAATTATAgtggaaaaaaaataaaataatcataaaatatataaatttttttttatttatttattagGTTATAAATTTACCAGGTTTCAATTTCTTTATCATATTAACTCTTATTTCCCTAACCCCAATACAACATCATCTGTGCAACtattaaaattatgaaaCAATATGTTTTCTATAAAAACACAAAAATACATATTctttcatataaaaattgtatAACCAATTTAAAACGAAAGAAGCCaataaaaagtaataataataaattaaaatatacataaatacACAAAACGTTTAAGAAATGTTTTTGtaaacaaaatttttatacaaAATCGTAGAggaataataatacttataatatatataatatatatatatttaaatatacacattTTTAATGTGCAAAActaaacaaataaaaatctATAATGCTCCTCCttccatatatatttaggtacatataaaaaaaggtGACTTTTTCATCTCTTTTTGCgtataacatatatatatatatatatatatatatatatatttatttatttatttatatttatataattacagctgcatatgaataattctttatatgtatatacaaaaatgaaattatcttatgtttatatttttttaatcgTTTGCATCAATAGATGAAACATAATTTTTCTGTTCATATGTAtcattaaaatttttaGTAGTGTTCCAACTAAAATTCGAACTGTTgaaatttttatcaaatttttcatttattcCTGATGTCATTATtaattgtttatattttaatatttcttctttcATAAGCTTTATTTGAAGTgttaaattttttatttcatttttataacttTTACAATGTATACAGTTATTCccaaaaaaattataattacCAAACAAGTTAAAATGATTCTctgaattattattagactcatttatatctgtagaaatatttttccctacattattatatgaataatgaTTTTCCAATTTAAATCCATTGatcttattattatattcatttgcatcatcaaaattttcattaataCTATTAcaagataaaaatatatttaaaagattaTTTGTATAATCACACGAATCATTTATACCATTATCacttatattatattctttagatttattttcaaccatattattatttcctGTGCAATTAAAAAAATCCTCTTTAGTAAGACATGGACTATTAATACCTAAAgacatattattattatcacatttaaaaatattattcaaactttcatttatcatatttttctcATTACATACATTTACGTTTCCAAAACCTGATATACTTAAATTAtctttaaataaaaacatacaattattttttttattataattactGTTCGTATTTCTCATGTTATCaaattcatttattttgtttCCATTAATCATAGtgttattataaatgttttCATGTTTATTCATATAGTTATTATTACTAAAAAGGGCGTTATCATCAATAATgttactattattattattattattactattattattattattattctttaCATTCTTGTTGTCCATTGTAATGTAATccaatatatttttcacATTGCTTcttatattcttattaaatatattttcattctCTTGCATAAtcaatttatttaaattgtTATAGTTATTTGTCTCCATAAATCCACTGCCATTATCTCCAATTTTCTCATGCATATTTCcaattatatcatttacAAAAATTTTATTGTCTGTACCAATATTGCTATTGTTAATAAAAGATGATGTTCCAACGGTTGTAGTAAAAGCTctttcaatattattataattattattacatttattttctttGTTTGTTAAAAGAttaaatgttatattattatcatcatttttattatttttcatattatccTTATCATCCAATTGTCCCTGGTTCATAATCAACTGATGAATATTTGTATCCTTCATATTTGTAAGTATATcatttgaattatttttactatccttttcaatattatttatattgttattattatttgatattaCATTAATTCTATTATTAATGTTGTTCTTGTTCTCCTTATTGTGTACATGGCTATTAACATGATTgttattcatatattttttgtttcctctttcattattattagtatGATTTGTACTAATAATGGTTCCACTCATATTACTTACTAAAccattatttttttgattgCTTATTACTTTATTCTCTTTACtgttaatattatttaaaatattattattattattattattattgttgttgttgctgtttttctttttggtatctttttctttgttcgtattattttcattattcTTACCTGGAACAGATATAGTACTCTTTGAATGGTTAACATCAATAATTTGATTATTTTCTATTACATTAACATctgtaaattttttatttatttgtgCGTACGAACAgttattcttattattaaataaattatcattattattatgattattacttttttcatttttttccGCAGTTTTGATATCActctttttattatttcctGCAACGGCTTGTTGATTATTTAAGATGTCTCCACTCTTTTTACAATTCTTACCTCcacttttattattattattattattattattattgttgttgttgttattattattttgcccaatattattctttttattatgttgATTTTCATTGTTTTTAGTTTTCtgatttttattcttttccTTCTCTAATACATTAATATCGGTAATGGCTACATCCTCCTCATCATCCTCTCCTgcatttttatttttttccttcttatttatatgtttttcatttgaaattttattttcctcTTGATCTTTTTCCTTacaattatttttattatttttgttttctttcttattatttttcttcttttctTGAACTTCactttttatttcattattattcaaaCTAACAACCTCACTAAAATTGACCCCTTTTAAATTTCTATTAATTGAATTATTTCTGGTATTATTTGAGGCATTCTTCTTATTCTTGTTTTTCTTGGA
It encodes the following:
- a CDS encoding hypothetical protein (conserved Plasmodium protein, unknown function), whose protein sequence is MSVGVPVTKSFNKLKKYPYEINKFDRRETSEYFYLPVDCPRMKKCDDAYCPLAHTKLEKIFHPIVYKTQACQMAKDGACDYFQKCAFYHDSNDKNEAHINWTIWEKKWDKWRNNIDHILTQHNKNDKEIRRKVESILKIRMPHFNYGSNKNNVFLNKNVPTFHTTWQNMSSSTNGNNNMNNNMNNNIMNNMNNTLSNLNSNNNKMHNLNNMLCSSLNSSTVPCSTSLFNNAWNKSLSNNKKNIKGMEENKNKNSSCWVNELNDISNMNNDKCSNMNNTFVNKNNMYFDETLSYNSNMVDCGMNFDMLDNNAYKVVEFCFTDYENNKNKNNWKEGNENFNISSMNSYFSNNGKMLESERSNMYHTNNNNNNNNSNNNNNNNQTGSPFDEALNYNKTCEYLPNLLTTEEVNDNNNNKCKKFNTLPTTFKDNIVGNIMNNSNDSCDMLNSKYVLNNSNNTSIFDNYTNLSTLFDMNDNKINNLTNFSNCNTLEHLSFDELNKSNNNNDEFFISNEKAEDGKNLKFSQFLSSTSSNGVRYGTNNNDLSIVNMCGLDMNDNNKNEDNIMDNNNNNNNNNNNNNNNNNNNNNNNNNDDNIIINNNNNFLNKEESKETKTEGTNSNNIPSNENNTKHGNNRNSKKNKNKKNASNNTRNNSINRNLKGVNFSEVVSLNNNEIKSEVQEKKKNNKKENKNNKNNCKEKDQEENKISNEKHINKKEKNKNAGEDDEEDVAITDINVLEKEKNKNQKTKNNENQHNKKNNIGQNNNNNNNNNNNNNNNNKSGGKNCKKSGDILNNQQAVAGNNKKSDIKTAEKNEKSNNHNNNDNLFNNKNNCSYAQINKKFTDVNVIENNQIIDVNHSKSTISVPGKNNENNTNKEKDTKKKNSNNNNNNNNNNNILNNINSKENKVISNQKNNGLVSNMSGTIISTNHTNNNERGNKKYMNNNHVNSHVHNKENKNNINNRINVISNNNNNINNIEKDSKNNSNDILTNMKDTNIHQLIMNQGQLDDKDNMKNNKNDDNNITFNLLTNKENKCNNNYNNIERAFTTTVGTSSFINNSNIGTDNKIFVNDIIGNMHEKIGDNGSGFMETNNYNNLNKLIMQENENIFNKNIRSNVKNILDYITMDNKNVKNNNNNNSNNNNNNSNIIDDNALFSNNNYMNKHENIYNNTMINGNKINEFDNMRNTNSNYNKKNNCMFLFKDNLSISGFGNVNVCNEKNMINESLNNIFKCDNNNMSLGINSPCLTKEDFFNCTGNNNMVENKSKEYNISDNGINDSCDYTNNLLNIFLSCNSINENFDDANEYNNKINGFKLENHYSYNNVGKNISTDINESNNNSENHFNLFGNYNFFGNNCIHCKSYKNEIKNLTLQIKLMKEEILKYKQLIMTSGINEKFDKNFNSSNFSWNTTKNFNDTYEQKNYVSSIDAND